The Chryseolinea soli nucleotide sequence GAAGTCGTTGCTGGCGAATGTGTATCTGACCGAAGCCGGCTACCCGCTGGACAAAGGTGGCGAGTATTATCAAAAGGCTGCCGCCAAGGCGAAGGAAGTGATCGACTACTCGATTGCCAACCCCGGGCAGGTGAACTTGTTCGCCTCCTATGACGATCTGCACAACAATGCGACGGAGAACCGGATCGAACACATCTTCCAGATCCAATATGCCGCGGGCATCGCGAACAGCAACTACCAGTCGTATTTTCTTCCCAACAACACGAACATCACCGCCTCGGGCGAAGTGGGCACGACCGTTCCCACAGCTTCGTTCCTGAATTCGTTTGAGGTCGGCGACAAGCGTGTGCAAGAGAAGCAATTTTTCTTCTCGTCGTATTATGCCGGTGGCGATGGCGCCGTGTTCCCTTTGAACAAGCCCTACATCTTCAAGCATTTCGACGTGATCGCGAACGGCTCGCCCGGCAATTCGGGCACGGGCAACGCGGGCTTGAATTATCCCCTGATACGGTTTGCAGAAGTGTTGCTGACGTATGCGGAAGCACAGAACGAATCCGGCGGTCCCTCGGTGGAGGCCTATGCGGCGGTGAACCGCATTCGCAGCCGGGCGAACCTGACCGACCTTTCGGGGCTGTCGCAATCGCAATTCCGCGAGGCGGTGTGGCGCGAGCGGTGGCACGAGCTGTGCTATGAAGGCATCACCTGGTTTGACATGGTGCGCTTGCGCAAAATTTATAAGGACAATACCAGCACTTTCGAAGATTTTGTGGGGGGCACCCTGAGCACCGCCGTGGTGCTGCAGCAGAAACATTTGCTGCTGCCGTTGCCTGCGGGCGATTTCCGCAACAATCCGAATTTGCGGCCTGATAATCCGGGATGGTAGTACAAGGCAGACGGTCTTGAAATAATCCTAGTTTGGTTGATCCCTGCTCGCGGAATGTTTTCGGGGCAGGGATTTTTTTCTTAGCTTTCCCCG carries:
- a CDS encoding RagB/SusD family nutrient uptake outer membrane protein → MKRFNYKHTTHLLLAGSLWLAAGCSDFLKEADPSNIAPATFFTVPEHAQAAVDGTYENLRFHGDGAGIFSANFQMLDAFSGTAETETGQNSDLNNLYSFQHTGDNLHLSQWWRQLYEGIGNANLAIEKIPTIPAIKEADSKKWVGQAKFLRAFHYFWLVRLWGDVPLLTKPIYSFTAPEVTPGRASVAEVYALIEADLMDAENAGLPWTDLAGRASLSAVKSLLANVYLTEAGYPLDKGGEYYQKAAAKAKEVIDYSIANPGQVNLFASYDDLHNNATENRIEHIFQIQYAAGIANSNYQSYFLPNNTNITASGEVGTTVPTASFLNSFEVGDKRVQEKQFFFSSYYAGGDGAVFPLNKPYIFKHFDVIANGSPGNSGTGNAGLNYPLIRFAEVLLTYAEAQNESGGPSVEAYAAVNRIRSRANLTDLSGLSQSQFREAVWRERWHELCYEGITWFDMVRLRKIYKDNTSTFEDFVGGTLSTAVVLQQKHLLLPLPAGDFRNNPNLRPDNPGW